One genomic window of Prochlorococcus sp. MIT 0801 includes the following:
- a CDS encoding J domain-containing protein produces MTPSSNCYELLGVSPSANNAELRKAFRQLSKRLHPDTTSFPSDEATRQFQNVCEAYDLLSDPVLRANYDLSIEKDNYLMSQNKEPYLTNIKPVQFSKSIGVRRPLSGGELFSLLLLITSIFLSLALGVFIALLRGGNLDFTPSWLM; encoded by the coding sequence TTGACTCCTTCTTCTAATTGTTACGAACTGCTGGGTGTTTCTCCCTCTGCTAATAATGCAGAGCTCAGAAAAGCTTTCCGTCAATTAAGTAAGCGGCTTCACCCGGATACGACATCTTTCCCAAGTGATGAAGCAACAAGGCAATTTCAAAATGTCTGTGAGGCTTATGATTTATTAAGTGATCCTGTCCTAAGGGCAAACTATGACTTGTCTATAGAGAAAGACAATTATCTTATGAGTCAGAATAAAGAACCTTATTTAACAAATATAAAACCTGTACAGTTTTCTAAATCGATAGGAGTAAGGCGACCGTTATCAGGTGGAGAATTGTTTTCACTTCTTCTTTTAATTACCTCTATTTTTTTGAGTCTGGCTTTAGGAGTTTTTATTGCTTTGTTAAGAGGTGGAAACTTGGATTTTACTCCAAGTTGGTTAATGTAA